The segment CGCATCGGCTTTGCCACGGAAATCGTCAACCAGGCGGAGCACAAAGTCACGACGGCGCTGCAACTCAATCATCCCAACGACAATGCCGAAAATCTCAATCTCGGCGCGGAATATTGGTGGCGCAATGCGCTGGCGCTGCGCGGCGGCTATCGCACCAATGTCGACGAAGAAACCTTCACCTTCGGTGCGGGCGTGGCCCTGCCGCTGAAAGTCTTTAATTTGAACCTGGATTTTTCGTATACTGAGTTCGGCAATTTGGGTAGCGCCAGCCGGTTTACAGCCAACCTTAAGTTGTAGCAGTGGCGCACGATTTCCTGAACGGTGAATATCTGCACCGATTTTCAGACAAGTTGAAAATCGAAGCTCTTCAAGCAGCCTTAAACTCCGTCCACAAAAGTGGAAATCCCACAGAAGTAAAAAGCTTTTTTTGTGGGACTTCAATTTTGTGGGCGAAAGGCTTGCAGAATTTTATTCTGCGTTTGGAAACGCTCAGCGCCTATGAAATCTTTGATGCAGCCACCCATGAGAAAATTCATGCTCACGCCTCGCCGCGAACTATTTTTGAAACTATTGTTTGGCGCAACGGTTTTCTTTTTATCACTTTCCTGCGGACCATCCATCGTCCGCTTTCAGCCCACCCAGGCCGATTTTTCCTTCGTCGCGATCGGCGACGTGGGCGAAGCCGGCGATATTCTAAAACACAATGCCGCAGTCATGCGCAAAATGTATCGTGAAGACAAATTCCACGCGCTGATTTTTTTGGGCGATAATTTTTATCCCATCGGCTTGAATATTCCACGAGCAAAAGTATCGAAAAAGATTAAATCCGTGCTCGACCCGTTCAACGAGGTGACGAACAGTTTGGGCCGGCCTCAGGTGCATGCGCTGGCCGGCAATCACGATTATTATGCTTTTCTGGCGGTTGATTTCAAACTGCCGTTGAATATTTACAGCGTGCAAACCGCGCCCTACGGCATCAGCGATCTCGGCAATCAGCGCGCGGACACCATCCGCGCCTGGACATACTACAAAGGCCTGCCGCAAACCGTGTTGTATGGCCCGGACACGAATAAAATCCAAATGATCTTTCTTGACTCTGCGCTGCCGCTGCGCACGGACACGACGACGTGGCAGCCCGCGCTGGACAGCCTGCATCAATTGCTGGCGGCGCATAAACAGAACGACAGCGTGAAATGGCGCCTGCTCTTCTTGCATCATCCGTTCTACACACTTGGGCCGCACGGCGGTTACAAACATTGGGACGAGGAAGCGAATACCGTGCGCTATCTCAACCCGTGCAGCAAGGATTCCAACGCCGTGGATTTTGCAGTGAATTTGCTCGATCCCGAGGATACCTGCGCTCCGAAATACCAGGCCTACATGCGCGCCGTACAAGCCGTCATTGCGGGCAGCGGCGTAGCGGTTCAGGCTGCGATTGCCGGGCACGAACATGTTTTGCAACTGGCTTATAAGAATACCGGCAATCCCAAGGTTCATGTCGTTTCCGGCGCCGGCGCCAAGGCGAGCCGTGTGAAAGCCGGCAATCCCCAGCGCCAGGAATATACCTGGTGGAACAGCTTCGATCCGGATGACAACGTCAAAGAAAAAGGTATCAGCAAACACGGCTTCGTGCGCTTTGACTTGAAGGGGCAAAATTTAGAGCTGCGTTTTTATGACGGCGAAACCGGAGACGTGTTGGCGGCCGAGGGGGAAAAGAAAGTTTTTGTGATCAATCGCGCCGGCGAGTTGAGCTTGCGGTGATGCCTTATGGACAGCGCTAGTGAAGCTGCAAAAACAATGATGCCTTCCGAGCGCAACTCTGAGGCAGCCTAAAAACGCCTCATGTCCAGCCAAGCCGCGTTCCCGCTCCAGAATGCGCTTGCACAAAATCAAAATAATTATTATTGTTCCGCCTTCGTTTACCCTCCCAGGAAATTACTCTTCAAAAGGATATTGTATCAATGCTCCAGCACAGCATCGTGGTGCAGTGACAGCCGTGTGCGTGCGCCTTGGGCCTGCTGGCATTTTTTTCTTGACCGTTTGCCGAACAAATGGCAGCAAACACTTTTCGAGAGTCATGCCATGACGGAAAAATAACCCACCCGATTCCTGGGGTTTGAATTCTTCTAACCTTCATTGGTTAATCGATCTCAATCCTTTCTTCTCCTTATGGTTTGGCGATTTCCGCAATCGCACGCGAAATTGGCCAAGTTTTTTTGTGATCACTCTGCCTTCGCGCAGACAGCCGTTTTTTGCAATGATATCCACTTTGTGATTTGAATAGAAGTTTCAATAGCCGTCGCGGACACATTCAGGAAGCGCGCCTGCGATGAAAAACACCTCCAGAAAGACTTCGCGCTCCACACAAATCGGCTCGAATCCATTGTTCGAAATGTATTTCGTCTGGCGGCATGCAATTGACACCGGCTTCCGTGACTGCTGCATAAGCTCATTTGTAAAGATGGCATCAGGCCCGCGGCTCCGGTTGCTGTTGCTCGTTGCAAACAAGTCACGATCCGAATGCCGGGGCTTCTCGCCTGCCTTGGCACATTGCAGAAACTTTGCTAGCCGGCCTTTTCCTGGTACAAAAACTTCGCGCCTCACTTGATGGAATCGAAACTAATCGGTAAAACGATAGACAATTACCTTATTCTGGAGCTGCTGGGCAAAGGCGGGATGGGAGTCGTTTATAAAGCCCGGGATATTCAGCTCGACAAGATTGTGGCGCTCAAGATGATGGAGCTTGGGCTGTCACGCGATGAAAATTTTTTGAAAAGATTTCGGGCGGAAGCCAAGGCGTTAGGAAAACTGGAAACCCCGCACATCGTCGCGGTACATGCGCTGCGCGAGACCGAATTGGGTCTGCTGCTGGTGATGGAATTCGTTGACGGCGACACGCTGGCGCAAATGCTCCGCGCTCGAGGCCCGCTTGCTCAGGCAATCCATCGCGACTTAAAACCCAACAACATCATGATCAACCGGCTCGGCATGGTCAAGGTCATGGACTTCGGGCTGGCCAAAATCCAAAACCCCTCCGAACCCGCAACCACAACGGTGACCGGCGGCACGCTGCACTACATGTCGCCCGAGCAAATTCAGGGCATGTCCCAGGTCGATCGGCGCAGCGATCTTTATTCTCTGGGCATGAGTTTATACGAGGCCCTGGCAGGCAAAACGCCCTTCGATGCGAATAACACTGATTTTCAAATTCGCAAAATCATCGTCGAAGGCAAGCTGCCGGCGCTCGAGCGGCGGAATCCGGCCATTCCCAAAGAGCTGTCGAAAATCGTTATGAAAGCGCTCGCGAAGACTCCCGGCGAACGTTATCAAACAGCGGCAGAAATGGCCGAGGCGCTTATGGCATTCGAAAAAAAGGCGCATGCGCAAGCAACGCCAACTTCGACAACGCATTCTCGCAGGCGCCCCGGATGGAAAACTCTGGCGTCTGTAGGCGCGGTATTTTTTGTGCTGATCTCGATTTTTGTTTTGCGGGAGTACTTGGGTCCTCCCTCTTCACCCAGCGAAACACCTGTTGCCATCTTGTCCTTAGCCACGAAACCAAGCGGCGTGACTGTTTTCTTGAACGAGGATTCGGTGGGCGTAACTCCGCTCGAATTGCCAGTGACGCAGGAGGGTGAGATCACGCTCCGCCTGCACAAGGCAGATTACTTCACGCTCGATACTTCAATCGTTAAGCTCAAAGGCCGGGCCGAAACCTTTTCGTTTGTCTTGCAGCCCGCCGCGAGGCTTGCGCTCACCGTCATGCCGCCCGAAGCACGCGTGATGATTGACGGCAACGTGATCGCGCCTGCTCGTTTGGCCAGTTTGCAATTAACGGTGGGCCGGCATGATATTCAAATTTCCGCGCCCGGCTATCAAACCCAGCAAGAACAGCTTTCATTGGTCCATGGCGTTAACCCGCAACGAAATTATGTCCTGCAAAAGATTGCGTTCAGTGCGG is part of the Cytophagia bacterium CHB2 genome and harbors:
- a CDS encoding PEGA domain-containing protein, with protein sequence MESKLIGKTIDNYLILELLGKGGMGVVYKARDIQLDKIVALKMMELGLSRDENFLKRFRAEAKALGKLETPHIVAVHALRETELGLLLVMEFVDGDTLAQMLRARGPLAQAIHRDLKPNNIMINRLGMVKVMDFGLAKIQNPSEPATTTVTGGTLHYMSPEQIQGMSQVDRRSDLYSLGMSLYEALAGKTPFDANNTDFQIRKIIVEGKLPALERRNPAIPKELSKIVMKALAKTPGERYQTAAEMAEALMAFEKKAHAQATPTSTTHSRRRPGWKTLASVGAVFFVLISIFVLREYLGPPSSPSETPVAILSLATKPSGVTVFLNEDSVGVTPLELPVTQEGEITLRLHKADYFTLDTSIVKLKGRAETFSFVLQPAARLALTVMPPEARVMIDGNVIAPARLASLQLTVGRHDIQISAPGYQTQQEQLSLVHGVNPQRNYVLQKIAFSAEQPNTPALGTLDLKSDPAGAAILVNGRDFGATPGTAQLAAGTYEILLRHPGYEDYADSVTVSSGLKSEVFGRLRPQSGTLSVLVKPYGTIYIDGTLERRDANTRYSKTLAAGSYRLAAVHPTLGKWEKNVTLAAGQEAFIEIDFNKQATLGVAAFDESNNPLFASIYVDGNDTNLRTPWRLTLPIGLHTITVRHEGYRMLDAPKTILLEGNVPEPLRFTLQKIQ